From Corvus cornix cornix isolate S_Up_H32 chromosome 1A, ASM73873v5, whole genome shotgun sequence, a single genomic window includes:
- the ZNF800 gene encoding zinc finger protein 800 isoform X2, translating into MPLRDKCCQTDHHHHGCCEPVHLLEPGDPPLLQQPLQTSKSGIQQIIECFRSGTKQLKHILLKDVDTIFECKLCRSLFRGLPNLITHKKFYCPPSLQMDDNLPDTKDKQSQAINDLLEAIYPRVDKQEYIITLEPIETNQNAVFQYVSRTDSPDENTESSHTPDQAPVQIQEPSTEQPKTVSAPAPVPPGESVELPPADPVTNKVVSTPEEQPPAVNPDLDSLDNSDYGHQLICCLCRKEFHSRRSVRRHIRKVHKKKMEELKKYIETKKKPNQCSAKGRNKNVLVTLGRSCPVCYKSFATKANVRRHFDEVHRGLRRDSITPDIATKPGQPLFLDTVSAKKSFKTRKQKSSSKAEYNLSACKCLLCKRKYSSQIMLKRHMQIVHKITLSGKNSKREKGPNNTANGTEIKVEPADSVEPSPPSIALSPHNESKGTNHSNEKKNTPSAQKNKVKQDPENPKSTAKSTAKSTCKSTTKSTPKSTNASAAGGQQKTRKPKLSAGFDFKQLYCKLCKRQFTSKQNLTKHIELHTDGNNIYVKYYRCPLCSYETRRKRDVIRHITVVHKKSPRYLGKITASLEIRAIKKPIDLVLNKVTKRGSQRDETKQIGSKQDVTSNSPNKKYEGADVGIEVKVTKNFSLHRCNKCGKAFARKAFLEHHKKTHKANVSHSPEESKTKGRSTRSKAVV; encoded by the exons TGCATCTGTTGGAACCTGGTGATCCTCCGTTAttgcagcagcctctgcaaaCGTCAAAATCTGGTATTCAACAAATCATTGAGTGTTTTCGATCAG GAACAAAACAACTTAAACATATCTTGTTAAAAGATGTGGACACCATTTTTGAGTGTAAATTGTGCCGGAGTCTCTTCAGAGGATTACCAAATTTAATTACTCATAAAAAGTTTTATTGTCCTCCAAGTCTTCAGATGGATGATA ACCTCCCAGATACAAAAGATAAGCAGAGTCAAGCCATAAATGACCTTCTTGAAGCAATCTATCCAAGGGTAGATAAGCAAGAATATATAATTACATTGGAACCTATAGAAACTAATCAAAATGCTGTATTCCAATATGTGTCAAGGACTGATAGCCCAGATGAGAACACAGAAAGTAGTCATACCCCTGATCAAGCTCCGGTACAGATACAGGAACCCAGCACTGAGCAACCCAAGACTGTttcagctccagccccagtCCCACCTGGGGAGTCTGTAGAATTACCTCCTGCTGATCCAGTTACAAACAAAGTGGTATCTACTCCTGAAGAACAGCCACCAGCAGTAAATCCTGACTTGGACTCTCTGGATAACTCTGATTATGGCCACCAGTTGATTTGTTGCCTCTGTAGGAAGGAATTTCATTCAAGACGCAGTGTACGCCGGCACATTCGAAaagtacacaaaaaaaagatggaagagctgaagaagtacatagaaacaaaaaagaaaccaaaccagtgCTCTGCAAAAGGACGAAATAAGAATGTTCTTGTAACATTAGGTAGAAGTTGTCCTGTGTGTTATAAATCATTTGCTACAAAAGCCAACGTAAGGAGGCATTTTGATGAAGTTCATAGAGGATTAAGAAGGGATTCCATTACTCCTGATATAGCTACAAAGCCTGGGCAACCTTTGTTCTTGGATACAGTTTCTgctaaaaaatcttttaagaCCAGAAAACAAAAGTCGTCTTCAAAGGCTGAATACAATTTAAGTGCATGCAAATGCCTTCTGTGTAAGAGAAAATATAGTTCACAAATAATGCTGAAAAGGCATATGCAAATTGTTCACAAGATAACTCTTTCTGGAAAGAACtctaaaagagagaaaggacCCAACAATACTGCCAatggcacagaaataaaagttgaaCCAGCAGATTCTGTAGAACCTTCACCCCCTTCCATTGCGCTTTCTCCACACAATGAATCAAAGGGAACAAATCattcaaatgagaaaaagaacacaccatcagcacagaaaaataaagttaaacaGGACCCCGAAAACCCTAAATCAACCGCTAAATCAACCGCTAAATCAACCTGCAAATCAACCACTAAATCAACCCCTAAATCAACCAATGCATCTGCTGCAGGTGGCCAGCAAAAAACTAGGAAGCCAAAACTTTCAGCTGGCTTTGACTTCAAGCAGCTTTACTGTAAACTCTGTAAGCGCCAATTTACTTCTAAACAGAATTTAACAAAACACATTGAATTACACACAGatggaaataatatttatgtTAAATACTACAGATGTCCACTCTGCTCCTACGAAACGCGTCGCAAGCGTGATGTGATAAGACACATAACTGTGGTTCATAAAAAGTCACCACGCTACCTTGGGAAAATAACTGCAAGTTTAGAAATAAGAGCAATAAAGAAACCAATTGATCTTGTTTTAAATAAGGTGACAAAAAGAGGCTCTCAGAgggatgaaacaaaacagattgGTTCAAAACAGGATGTCACCTCTAATTCTCCCAATAAAAAGTATGAAGGAGCTGATGTTGGCATTGAAgtaaaagtaacaaaaaactTTTCTCTACACCGATGCAATAAATGTGGGAAAGCATTTgccagaaaagcttttctagAACATCAtaagaaaacccacaaagcaAATGTATCTCATTCACCTGAAGAAAGTAAAACCAAAGGCAGAAGTACAAGATCTAAAGCTGTTGTCtg A
- the ZNF800 gene encoding zinc finger protein 800 isoform X1 — translation MPLRDKCCQTDHHHHGCCEPVHLLEPGDPPLLQQPLQTSKSGIQQIIECFRSGTKQLKHILLKDVDTIFECKLCRSLFRGLPNLITHKKFYCPPSLQMDDNLPDTKDKQSQAINDLLEAIYPRVDKQEYIITLEPIETNQNAVFQYVSRTDSPDENTESSHTPDQAPVQIQEPSTEQPKTVSAPAPVPPGESVELPPADPVTNKVVSTPEEQPPAVNPDLDSLDNSDYGHQLICCLCRKEFHSRRSVRRHIRKVHKKKMEELKKYIETKKKPNQCSAKGRNKNVLVTLGRSCPVCYKSFATKANVRRHFDEVHRGLRRDSITPDIATKPGQPLFLDTVSAKKSFKTRKQKSSSKAEYNLSACKCLLCKRKYSSQIMLKRHMQIVHKITLSGKNSKREKGPNNTANGTEIKVEPADSVEPSPPSIALSPHNESKGTNHSNEKKNTPSAQKNKVKQDPENPKSTAKSTAKSTCKSTTKSTPKSTNASAAGGQQKTRKPKLSAGFDFKQLYCKLCKRQFTSKQNLTKHIELHTDGNNIYVKYYRCPLCSYETRRKRDVIRHITVVHKKSPRYLGKITASLEIRAIKKPIDLVLNKVTKRGSQRDETKQIGSKQDVTSNSPNKKYEGADVGIEVKVTKNFSLHRCNKCGKAFARKAFLEHHKKTHKANVSHSPEESKTKGRSTRSKAVVW, via the exons TGCATCTGTTGGAACCTGGTGATCCTCCGTTAttgcagcagcctctgcaaaCGTCAAAATCTGGTATTCAACAAATCATTGAGTGTTTTCGATCAG GAACAAAACAACTTAAACATATCTTGTTAAAAGATGTGGACACCATTTTTGAGTGTAAATTGTGCCGGAGTCTCTTCAGAGGATTACCAAATTTAATTACTCATAAAAAGTTTTATTGTCCTCCAAGTCTTCAGATGGATGATA ACCTCCCAGATACAAAAGATAAGCAGAGTCAAGCCATAAATGACCTTCTTGAAGCAATCTATCCAAGGGTAGATAAGCAAGAATATATAATTACATTGGAACCTATAGAAACTAATCAAAATGCTGTATTCCAATATGTGTCAAGGACTGATAGCCCAGATGAGAACACAGAAAGTAGTCATACCCCTGATCAAGCTCCGGTACAGATACAGGAACCCAGCACTGAGCAACCCAAGACTGTttcagctccagccccagtCCCACCTGGGGAGTCTGTAGAATTACCTCCTGCTGATCCAGTTACAAACAAAGTGGTATCTACTCCTGAAGAACAGCCACCAGCAGTAAATCCTGACTTGGACTCTCTGGATAACTCTGATTATGGCCACCAGTTGATTTGTTGCCTCTGTAGGAAGGAATTTCATTCAAGACGCAGTGTACGCCGGCACATTCGAAaagtacacaaaaaaaagatggaagagctgaagaagtacatagaaacaaaaaagaaaccaaaccagtgCTCTGCAAAAGGACGAAATAAGAATGTTCTTGTAACATTAGGTAGAAGTTGTCCTGTGTGTTATAAATCATTTGCTACAAAAGCCAACGTAAGGAGGCATTTTGATGAAGTTCATAGAGGATTAAGAAGGGATTCCATTACTCCTGATATAGCTACAAAGCCTGGGCAACCTTTGTTCTTGGATACAGTTTCTgctaaaaaatcttttaagaCCAGAAAACAAAAGTCGTCTTCAAAGGCTGAATACAATTTAAGTGCATGCAAATGCCTTCTGTGTAAGAGAAAATATAGTTCACAAATAATGCTGAAAAGGCATATGCAAATTGTTCACAAGATAACTCTTTCTGGAAAGAACtctaaaagagagaaaggacCCAACAATACTGCCAatggcacagaaataaaagttgaaCCAGCAGATTCTGTAGAACCTTCACCCCCTTCCATTGCGCTTTCTCCACACAATGAATCAAAGGGAACAAATCattcaaatgagaaaaagaacacaccatcagcacagaaaaataaagttaaacaGGACCCCGAAAACCCTAAATCAACCGCTAAATCAACCGCTAAATCAACCTGCAAATCAACCACTAAATCAACCCCTAAATCAACCAATGCATCTGCTGCAGGTGGCCAGCAAAAAACTAGGAAGCCAAAACTTTCAGCTGGCTTTGACTTCAAGCAGCTTTACTGTAAACTCTGTAAGCGCCAATTTACTTCTAAACAGAATTTAACAAAACACATTGAATTACACACAGatggaaataatatttatgtTAAATACTACAGATGTCCACTCTGCTCCTACGAAACGCGTCGCAAGCGTGATGTGATAAGACACATAACTGTGGTTCATAAAAAGTCACCACGCTACCTTGGGAAAATAACTGCAAGTTTAGAAATAAGAGCAATAAAGAAACCAATTGATCTTGTTTTAAATAAGGTGACAAAAAGAGGCTCTCAGAgggatgaaacaaaacagattgGTTCAAAACAGGATGTCACCTCTAATTCTCCCAATAAAAAGTATGAAGGAGCTGATGTTGGCATTGAAgtaaaagtaacaaaaaactTTTCTCTACACCGATGCAATAAATGTGGGAAAGCATTTgccagaaaagcttttctagAACATCAtaagaaaacccacaaagcaAATGTATCTCATTCACCTGAAGAAAGTAAAACCAAAGGCAGAAGTACAAGATCTAAAGCTGTTGTCtggtga